ACTTATGTCATTGGTTTTCcatttcagattttttttatatatttttatatatttttgagcATCTAAATaatgtgttatttttttattttctccttgtttttCTAGTTAGATAAATTTTCATTGAATCATTAACTCTAATTTATTTTAGTTTTAAACACTTATTATAAGCGTAGAATGTCTAAAGCCAACTCGATttaggcatatgtatatttttgtatatataaattCTTATTTAATTATCATTGTAaaatttaaatttcatagttctaTTTATTGGTATCCATGGATTAGAACATTCCGATGATGAAAAGGGATCGAACTATCATTTTGGTTGGATAGTTTTGGGGTAAAACTTTGTGGATCATTTTTATCACTTATGACACCTACTAAGTGTACATGAGTAGTAAAGTTGATCTCATTATCACTAAGGTAATGTCACTTGGATATTATAAGGAATATTATATTTGATCGTTTcctaaatatttataaaattttcataTCTCGCAGATTAATATCGATAATTATAAAGTGGAActatctttctttctctctctctctctctctctctctcctatatatatatatatatatatatatatatatatatatatatatatatatatatatatatatatatatatatatatattctcctaCTTAATTTGCCCAATACTACACAAGTCTTTACTCTAAAGGGTATATTACACAGAAGCACTTTTTATTCTGAAGGACCAACGTATATTACTAGAGAAGTCCTTActctaaaattaataattaacttTTAtcgaatatatatattatatggttTTATCTACAGATTACAATAGTCCTtagtatgatgatttgaaatttttgaataAGTATAATTGGTCAGCAGTAGTCCATTCATTTATTTCTAAGAGGATTATAATAACAGGAGAAAGAATGTAGAGGTTAAGAAGAAATAAGGTTTAACTGTCGATTATTTGAAATGATACCTATCCATATTATATTGTGAAATGAAGGTAGAAATGGTCTATTCCCATAttgtattataaaataattaatagaatGATATCAATAATATCATCTGATATAATAAGTATCTTGTTTTGGATCAAATtcagatataattttttattatttatagattattaaagaattaaattttttatcatataaGATAAAGTTACGCACTAGATATTAGGTACCAGATGCAAAGGTACTAGATATTGAGGTACTAGAAGCTGAATATCGAATCTCCCTACTTATATATCAATCCAGTATTCCAttcacgcatgaaacatattaccATCgattttcacttcgtgcgagatcaagttgtcaaacatcaacttcgtgtctctcatgtccatacgactgatcaactagcagactcactcacgaagcttctagcccgcaaactatttttattacatcagtcTATGATCGATATATTTGATAGAAGCTCgatcttacgggggcatgataacaaagTGATTTAttctaataacaaaaaaatttcCTCTAAGGGATCATTGcttatgacaataatatcatctacatatactaaaagatatattatattttcatattatTATCGTAGGAATAAAGAGGAATCAGACGAGTTAATGAAgtcagaaacgatccaagttcagtatactaaGCTCTTGAAGCTTGACGGATTTCATAAATGACTTTTTATAATTTACAAACATGACCAAGGGGTACTATATAAAGATATCTTCAATTAGAGGTAAAAAGACATTGTTAATTTGCAAACATGGccagggggttgctgcataaatGACTAGATAAGAGACTAAGCATGTGAGTGCGGGAATGATTGACCAGGGTGGTTTACAACTTATACAAAGCTTTGAAAGCaatgtcacatgaagaaatgagtggggcaaggAATCCAACGACCGAAACTTGAATTGTTTGAAGGATGAGATGATTTTGACATAACCATAGTTTATGGTtcggatttggtactggactgaATATACTTAGGATATTAAGCATTGTTAATAGACAATGAAGAGAGCCATCCACATAGCTTAGAAGATTATAaccaaataataaattaaaaaattaagtacGTTAGGATGAGGATGGGTAGTTATGGATAATTCGAAGGGGATGAAGGTTGCTGTATTTATGGAGATAAagcttgaattaaaaaaaaattataatttcctaTCGGATGTTGGAAGAACTACCAATATCGATCATAACCCTCTTCACTTGAGCATTAATCATCATCACAAAGACTACCATGGTATCCTCATGATTTGGGTTGAGATTTGCCCTTCATCCTTGAGCGCTTTTTAATAGTAATTCAACGATAAACTTTATGACCCGAAGAGTTgtccccccccaccccctctcctCTCGGTAGGTCCaccatgatgatatcaatttgcttctccatcaacccttgaAGTTGAGGTGCTTCTCCACCAATCCCCTAAAGTCAGGGTGAGGGTTCTTGGTGCTTTTGGATAAAATGTCTGATTGGACCTCATCGTTTGATCTCTTCAATTTCCTCAGGATATTTTTTGGATTCATGACCATAATTTTAATGGAATTAGCAGTACTTGGATTTGTCTCTTTTCATTTCATTGAGTGAAGGTCTCTTATGAGCTCATTCTCCTTTATCTATAAGAAGACTTTAGTTTTATTCATGTTTATAGGAGTCAGCTTGGGCCTTGGGTAAGGTAACTCAAGTCGTTTATTTTTTCCTTAAAGTAGTGACCTTTGGGTCGAGGCTGATTGAGGTCACTCTTGTTTTAGCCTATGAGTGACTCACGCTTGTCTAAGACCATTGCCTTGGTGATAATATATTGATTGATCATTTGAGATACTCTGAGTATAATCATTAGTAATCTCTCTATCTATGACCAAAAAAAGATGAATGGACGTGAGCCCCATCATAAAGGTATATATTATGAGGGATGGATGAGCATCTAATATATCTTGGATATTATTTATGAATTGAGCAATGAAGTCTGTAAGCATTTCTTCCTCCCCTTACCTGAGTATAAGTGTTGCTACCGAAGGCCGAGAGCATATGTTCATGGGAAAGTAAAGTTCAATCTCTCTCACTAATTAAGTGAAAAAACAGATAGAAAGTGGCTTCAAACGAGCATACTATTCTCGCATGAGTCCTCTTAATATGATTGAGAAGACATGACACATTAGGGAATTCGAGGTGTCATATAATGATATTTGGGTGGAGAGCACTATAATATGCTCTATCGAGTTAGCGCTACCAAGGATGAGAGACAAAGGTTCACTGGAATTGGTTCCTCTTAAAATTTCTGAGTGAACGACGATCGACCCAAGGTGGGCTTAACTAGTGCTTCCTTTTTTTATTATTGGAACTCTCATCTTATTTTCTTAAAATATCGATTTATTTATCACAGTTGGATCTAAAGGAAATCCTTCATTGAATCCATTGATTAGGACTCAGATTGAGGTGGGACAGAGTGAGGGTGGTATAATCCATTGAATTTCATAGTTGGAGACCAAAGTGCCCCTCGATCGACAATTCAATAGGTCTTAAGTACTCTTAAGATATTAGCATCATGTCGAGTCAAAGAATGTTAACGAGTGTCGATGGTAGTGGAGCTGGGTATTACTGTTGAGTTGGGGGCATCGTCTATTAGACAAGTGAGGGCAAAAGCAAAGTGACAACTTATATCGTACCTATTAGCATTTATACTTGTTGAATAAGGTTTAGAAACACTTCAGTAGGGACGAGAAGGTGACTCGAGGTTATCCTTAGGGGTTAGAGACACTAGTCAATGAATATGCACCAGTATTGCATTTGAATCTACGTTGAGATAAATGTACTAATGTGTAAAAAAAGGGTGGCTGCTACCCTCATTGGGTGAAAGTACTATGGGTCAAAGGGCAAAGCCTCTTAGCTTAAGCGTTCATTAAGAGGATCAATGACCAAGCTTTCCTATGACATCAAGTCATCCTTTTAGCATACAAAATATTACTGGAAGATGTCGTTGATGTCAAATTAACCCAATATAATTCAGGCTTATCTACATAGGATTATCAGAGATGCCTTAAAGGTGAAAATGTCGAGTTCTCAAGGAGGTTGTCTAAGGTGCTACTTGCACATTGAGGTTGAGAGAGATTTTCTAAGTTAGTCTCAAGTTACTAACTCGAGGTGAGTGAGTACAATCATCAATGGTAAAAAAATGACCTCTTGACTATATTAAAAGTAAGCTTTTATACATCGAAGCAAATGAATGATATATTATGTGAAATATTCCATGAGTTTAATTGCCTCTAACAACCTCAATTTTACCTTTTGTCCATATAGGCAACAATAACAGAAGTAACTCATAACCATATGTCTTAGATCGATGTCCACGTGGACAGATCGGTAAGGGACATCTTTTGTCTCCTTCTTTTAGCCTAGATGTCACTTGAAGAATGTATGTTGGATAATAATTAGTCGATAATATCTTCCTTATGatatctaatattttttaaacaagTTTACTATTTTTGGCTTATATGAAAATACAATATGAAAACTCTTAATACATGCCATGATTCTTGATAAACAACATATTTAACAATAAATATCAAACAAGATGCTTTAAATATCACATTATTCatgaaaactatatatatatatatatatatatatatatatatatatatatatataatcttatctaAATAACTATTTAATGACTGAACagtaacaaaaataataatatatttacatgatttttttgaattttttgattaaaaaagaaaaataaaacataaagaaCAAAGAGAAGACAAAGAACAGTAACAATCATGTAGTAGTCACTttgtataaacaagaaagaaatgaAAATTAACAAAAGAGAAATTTTTTACCTTTACAATAGCACtttgtatattttttaataaaaaaaatattaaactagCATGAACCATTTCAACCCAAACTTGTGAAAAAGCTTTATAGGCTTAACTGTTCATGATTAATAGGTTAAATAACTTATCAAGAATATTATTTGAGCATTTTTCAAACTAAGGATGCTTTATCAGACAAAGTCAAAATATGAATTTTTTCGAAAATTCGTCTAAATCTAAATAACACTTGTATTTTTAAatggtttttgttttttttttttgatattctaaATTTCGAAGATATATTTATATCTGTCTCCCAAGTCTATTTTCGACTGACGTTAACGCGACCGCTTCTGTTGGCGTCGTCTCCATAAACCCTCGCGCGAAGGTTTTACTGGGGAAGCGGCCGGCAAATGGCCGTCGACAAGGCCGTTTccgctccctcctcctcctccccttctcctgtcTACCGCTTCCAGAGGGTCGTCCTCGGTTGGGACTACCTCCGCCTCGTCAGAGAATCCGGCGTACTCCACTCTCTCTATCTCAattttttctctcctctttctttAGGGTTTTCGATATGTTCTTTCACTGGTTTCTGATGGATTTTGGGTCGATGGCCAGAAGAAGAACAGGAAAGACCGGAATGAATCCACTTCGAGGCTGAAGCGCGTCAAGAACACATTCAAGGACGTCGAGGAGTACCTCGGCATCTTCGAGCCCCTTCTCTTCGAAGAGGTCAAGGCTCAGATCGTCCAAGGCAACGATGACGAAGGTGAATCTTCTTTTCGAGGCATCATTGTTTTGGAAGAGTATCCGATTTCACCGTAATTCCTTTTTCTGGTGCCAGATAAATCGGACTGGCAGAAGGGCGCCATCGCTTCTTGCAATGAGACCGATGGATTTCATAGGGTTTCGTTGGCAGTTCTCGATGATTTCCGAGGAGAAGTGTCGGAGAATGATCTCTTGCTCCTTTCGAAGAGCAAGGTTTTTGCTTGTTCATTTATGCTTTACCTTAATCTTGGGCGTGATGTTTGCTCAATTGGTGGGAGTTGTCTTGCGTCTTGCAGTTCCAAGAGGGAATAGCACCGGATGCTTATGCATTTGCCTTGGTGGAACATCGCGGAGGAAGAGAAACTCTTGCAGTCCGAACCTTCGTTGCTGGAGAGGTCAAGCGTTTGGATACAGCTGAACCTGAACCTAGCCAAAGGCTGTTGAAGATGTTTGCTATTTTTAAAGCTACTGAGAGTTTCTTATGGATTTTAAAAGTAAGTTTGCATTCTTCTATGCATACTTGAGAATTTCGAACTTAATTTCCATGTTCAAAATATATCTAAGTCAgaattttgttaaaaaaatgCAAAGAAAGTCAAATATGAGATTCATGCTAATTTCCTTTCAATGTAAAGTTTCATTGAAGATTATGTTCAGTATTTCCCCAACGTGCATCAGAATCCTAACTTATTTCCATTTCTTATCGCACCTTACAGCAGATTTTGATTCTCAACGGTGTTTTAAACTTCCCTGAATTGTAAATCAAGCAAAAGATTGTCATGCTTGCGCCAGTACCTGCTATTTTCTGACACAGTACGGTCCTTTAAATGGAGTGTGCTATTTACATGCCACTACACTGTTGAGGAAATATGATATTTTGTCGAGTGCCATGTCTGTGGTACGAGCAGGCACAGTAATAATATGCGCTTATTATATTTTCCTAAATGTGTCCTGACATTTCAAACTTTACAGTGGATCAGTTTTACAGTGTAGTAGTCATTGTTGCCCATTGGTTTACTTCTTTGTGGCATTCCTAGGAGAAGAATTATTTGAGTGTGGAcattttttaagcaattgtagaGTATGAtatgttaatttatttttaaagagaTCGAATACTCATTATGACAAGATTTGTTTTATCAGATATGCAGTTTATCAACAATCATTCGTGAATATGTGGCGCTGCATTCTATTTCTTCTCTTCCCTTCAGGGGATTGATATTGTCAGCTAGTGAAAAGCCAGACAATGATGAAGATCGGTCTTGGAATGTTCCTAGACCACTTATGGACAACCTCAAAAACAATCTCAATCAGTCACAAGTAGAAGCCATACATGTAAGCCCTTTCCACAAACTACCAACATATAAAGGCAATCCTGCTATGGAAATGTACTTTTGTTTATCTGTACATGCATGGTTTTGATCATATAATTTCTCTCTTTTTGCAGGCAGGACTTTCACGTAGAACTTTTGTTCTAATACAGGTACTGTTATAACATTGCTATTGTCTGGACTATTTGTTTTTGTTCGAATAAAGTTTTATGTTAAGGCttccatgtatatatataattggatGTTTGGATCTCCTTACATTTTGTAAATTTTCTGATGTATATCCATATTTTAGGTTAAAAATGGGATTTGGAAGCAGTAATAGATAACTGAGCCCAAATAGTTGGGTTTGTTGTTGTAGTAGCAATAGTTGTACAGCAGGATGATgttaaaataaaggaaaaaaattagATAAGAACTTTGAGATTATACAACCATATCTGTTCTGCATGTATAAATCATTTCAAGTAGCTTTCAGTGATTACCCAAGTATTTGACATGCTTCCTATTTATAATGAGTTATCTTCCAAAACTTTAGGCATGATTATTGAGAATCAACTATAACATATCTTTATATCCACTTGAGGTGGTTTATCAATCTCCTTCCAATCTTAATGAATGTTCCATTATAAAGTTTCTATTAAGTTAAATCATCAATCAGCATTATATATAGGAAGACAGCAAGAGCATGAGAAGTTAAATTGATAATGTGGATTTCTAATTCTTGTTAATAACTGAAATAGCTAGTTCAAATTTTTTATGCTGAGTATTTTCACAGTCTTGTAGTAATTCCTGCAATCAATAGATGAAAACATATATAGTGGTATCTCTTTCCTTTGGGTAGAGGAATTTGTTGACACTATTTTTTTTGGTATGAATGGAAGTCATTTATCCAGGTTCTCATGGCATGTTCTTTCCTAGGGTCCACCAGGAACTGGAAAAACACAGACAATTCTTGGACTTCTCAGTGCTGTTCTTCATTCATCTCCTGGAAGAGTGCGATCAAAGTAATTGTTTCCCTTTCTGTTATGTGTTGCCGAagagaatattaaaataattGCAGCATCTTCCTTTACTTACATATGTCTGTCTACTTATCAGAACTGAGAAGGTGGTTTTTGTTTATTGCTAAATAATGCCTGAAAGTAATGAATTGAATACTTTTTATCCACAGGGGGGGTTTGTCTGCTGTAAAACACATGCCTGAACTGCAAATTGAGGAAAAGTATGGTACAAATGCTCCATGTCCTTAATCATGTACTTTTACGAGTAGACTGAAACATTTTTTATCTTGAGTAGTGATATGAGAAGTAGCTGTATGAGAACTTATTCATGACATCTTCAGTTTATACGCATGCCCAATCATATAGTTAGAAGGCATATTGTTGTGCAATACatctgcagaaagataaatggtgGAGGCGTTGCTTTATTTGCGATTGTGATATCATGTGATATTTTAATTTGGTTTCATGTTTATTTATGAGATTCAACCCTTTGTGTATAGGTCTCTTTTctcatttgtttttctttttaactAATTGATATAAATATTTAGCTAAAGTAACCATTAAGCAATTAAGTTTTGTAGATGGAGCATTATTTTATGACCTTAAAGGTTTTGGGTCATATAATGTTTTTAGATTCACAGGTGTTGTCACTGGAAGAAAGCATCTCCCTGGTTGTCTGGTGCTAATCCAAGAGATCTAATCATGCCTGTAGATGGTGATGATGGTTTTTATCCTACAGGAAATGAATTGGTATTCTTCAGAAACATCATATTCTGTTTTATGATTTGTTTTAATTGGATCACTTTGTTTTGATTAGATCAATACAATTTCTTCATATTCTGCATAGAAACCCGAGATTGTCAATTCTAACCGCAAATATCGGGTACATGTCCTGGTTTGTGCTCCATCGAACTCAGCACTTGATGAGATAGTATTGCGCCTTTTACATACAGGTGAGAAATTTTACATACTCACATGGTTCATTTGTTGTTAATCATTTCAAGATTATACTATATAATTGTATGAATGCAAGTGATTGGTGGACTCTGCTGGGAATTTCATACAAATCATTTCAAGATTCATACTAGTTTGCATGGCACTATATTCTCTAGTAGAATTCATAAGCAAAGAAGCATGTGTGATACAGATTGTGAAGTTTGTGATACTTTTGGGGATGAATGAGCTTGATCTATACAAATTGTATTATAATGAAATTCATGATACACCATATACCTAATTTCGACCTACATTTTTAATGTTGGATGTTAGTTATTTTGGTTGAAGGCATTTTGCCATATAATATTAACTAACAGTTGTAGTAGTGTGACCAGATATATGATTTATCTAACAGTTGTAGTAGTTATCTGTTGATTTTCTTTGGGTTTGGATGATTATTAGATTGTTTATATAGTCATTAGTTTCTGAAATTCAAGTAGGATTTTCATGCCGTTGTTGGTGATAATATTTAATGCAATATGCTTGTCCTTGTGGCCAAGCATTAGATGTTTTGATAGATCCTTTGTTACCATATGTAATTTGGTTGTAGTAGTTCTATCCAGACAAATTTAAGTGTATATGTTTTTCAGGTATCCATGATGAGAATGGCCATATATATAATCCCAAAATTGTCCGAATTGGTCTGAAAGCACATCATTCTGTGCAAGCAGTATCAATGGATTACCTTGTATGTATTACTCAGTTGGGATTTACATTTTAAAATCTTAGTCAAACCAGTGGTGCCTGATATTTCTTTATGCAGGTAGAACAAAAGCGTGCTGGTGTAGATCGCACTGGTGTGGGGAAACATGGATCTGGAGGGGCAGCTGATCGGGATCGTATTCGTGCTTCAATTCTTGATGAAGCAGCAATTGTATGCTAGCTGTTATTAAAAAGAATTGGCATCAACTGTTATTTGTCATTTTATCCTGATATTCATTCTATCTTGCAGGTTTTTTCTACTCTTAGTTTTAGCGGATCAGCTCATTTCAGTAGGATGAATCGTGTGTTTGATGTTGTTATAATTGATGAAGCTGCACAAGCTGTAAGTATCATTTCCTTTCGCTTGATGTCATATAATTTTGATCATGATTTGGAGATTCTAAGTTTTCTTTTTTGCTGGGTTATATTGTTTTCCTGACATATTGGACAGGATAGACATAGGTGAGTGTGATATGACAGGATAGGAGAGGCTTTATCTTGTGGTTGCTAGGCTTGGAATCAGAAGGCAAGTCAGATCTTGGTATTTGCAAGGTAGCCAATCTAACTGGACCAAAAATTGAAGTTGTAAAGCTTAGCTTTTgtcaaggggaaaaaaaaaacctaagttGGGTAACTGATACTGTTCCTGGAATTTTAAAGAAAAGGGTGGCAAAATGCACGAGGTCTCCCGGAAGAGTGGCTATTGCCATGGTTTGAATGCCAGTCACCGAGGTTGCAGAGGGGGCAATCTTATGGTGGTGCCAGTGCTTTTGTTTGAATTTCTCGTGATAATTATTATGATGTTAGAACTCTCAAGCCCTAGCAGTTTGTCTTAAGCCGAGGATAGCATAGAACTATCATGTTCTGATGTAACATTTTCAAGGCATAGAAAAACAATTTAGATTTACTATCGACTTACGAAAGCAAGCCAATAAGATTAACTGAGGCTTCAAGAAAATCACGCTGTTGTTTGTGTTTATTAAAGATTTGAATTATTTTGTGGTgatcttggaaaaaaaaaatccatagtGTAAATTTAATAAATAAGATGGAGCAAAGAGTAATTCTTGGCATCAATTTGGCTTCTAGGAAATACTTGTCAGATTCTGGCCTCATCCAAACTGCAGGTTTCACAGCTAATCATGGTTCGTGTGTGCTTGCACTGGTCATCATAGGCTTCTGATTTGGTTCTATATGGACTGCAAGATGCTATGGATTGTCCGGGTTCTAAGTGATTATCTAGGCAGCTGTCATGAGGCTTTTCACATCTTTATAAATTCTTGGAAAAAGATCCAGGGGCTTGTTAGGCACAAGCCTGCACTTTGCCACACACGAAAATAGAAAATGTGGACTCCTGGTATTTTGTATTGAGATGGCAGGTTTGCTTGATGTCTTAAACATAGTTTCGTAACAAATGTTGCTTTTTTAAAGTGGGTTTGAATTAGCAGTAATCGTGTGACTAGAGTTAGAGGTAGATTTAAGAAAGCTTTATTATAAACAGTTTATAGGGCTTTAATTTGTCTGGTAATATGGCCTTTAACTAAGATTAATGTTAAGAAAAGATCCATCCAGAAAACCACAAATAGTAACCTTATGGGTTGTGGTTGCCATGTTGGTTCTCTCCTTTCAGCTGCTTCCTGGaaaatattgaattaagaatttataaCCTATTGTTTTTGTCTTCTCATTTTGTTTAGTTTTTAATTGATACCTTTGTTTACTTGCATAGTCTGCTGCTATTTGCTTTTGCTCTCTTGATGTGTAACAAATTGCCAAAAATTCAAAGTAAAGTTTTACCAACCTAGCTACAATGTTCAGTTTTTGTTTCTGTTTCCTCAGGTAGAACCAGCAACTCTTGTTCCTCTGGTGCATGGATGCAGACAAGTTTTTCTTGTATGTTCCTTTCTTAGCGGTTTATGTGAAAGCCATCCTTTTGTTGGTTGTGTTGTGGCAGTAGTATCATTACCTTACATGACACAAGTGCCTCTTATAAAAAATAAGCATTAGCATTTTACTTCATTAATTTGAGCCTAGTAATTTCTTCACTGAAAGTGCACTTCCATGTAATAATAGGCATAATTTCTGTAAATGAGGCTTATAAGTTCAGCACACAGTCAACTCAAGGTCTACCCACTGGCAGGAAGAACTTGTTACTGTTTCAGAAGTAATGT
The window above is part of the Musa acuminata AAA Group cultivar baxijiao chromosome BXJ2-6, Cavendish_Baxijiao_AAA, whole genome shotgun sequence genome. Proteins encoded here:
- the LOC135615423 gene encoding probable helicase MAGATAMA 3 isoform X2, whose amino-acid sequence is MAVDKAVSAPSSSSPSPVYRFQRVVLGWDYLRLVRESGKKNRKDRNESTSRLKRVKNTFKDVEEYLGIFEPLLFEEVKAQIVQGNDDEDKSDWQKGAIASCNETDGFHRVSLAVLDDFRGEVSENDLLLLSKSKFQEGIAPDAYAFALVEHRGGRETLAVRTFVAGEVKRLDTAEPEPSQRLLKMFAIFKATESFLWILKICSLSTIIREYVALHSISSLPFRGLILSASEKPDNDEDRSWNVPRPLMDNLKNNLNQSQVEAIHAGLSRRTFVLIQGPPGTGKTQTILGLLSAVLHSSPGRVRSKCCHWKKASPWLSGANPRDLIMPVDGDDGFYPTGNELKPEIVNSNRKYRVHVLVCAPSNSALDEIVLRLLHTGIHDENGHIYNPKIVRIGLKAHHSVQAVSMDYLVEQKRAGVDRTGVGKHGSGGAADRDRIRASILDEAAIVFSTLSFSGSAHFSRMNRVFDVVIIDEAAQAVEPATLVPLVHGCRQVFLVGDPIQLPATVISTTAEHFGYGTSLFKRFQEAGFPVHMLKTQYRMHPEISIFPSKEFYGGSLEDGETVKRVRPWHLHRCFGPFYFFDIDGAETQPSGSGSWVNEEEIEFIVLMYHKLATYYPELRASPQVAVISPYSYQVKLLREHFRATFGEQSDQIVDINTVDGFQGREKDIAIFSCVRANTGKGIGFVSDFRRMNVGLTRAKSSVLVVGSASTLMQDNHWSNLVTSAKDRNCYAKVTKPYAAFFSDDSLQKMQVDLAQQKRDLKKAQTINAVHGEMEKMENTILNNPEENAGDMQDYGMDDDGGGFDED
- the LOC135615423 gene encoding probable helicase MAGATAMA 3 isoform X1 — encoded protein: MAVDKAVSAPSSSSPSPVYRFQRVVLGWDYLRLVRESGKKNRKDRNESTSRLKRVKNTFKDVEEYLGIFEPLLFEEVKAQIVQGNDDEDKSDWQKGAIASCNETDGFHRVSLAVLDDFRGEVSENDLLLLSKSKFQEGIAPDAYAFALVEHRGGRETLAVRTFVAGEVKRLDTAEPEPSQRLLKMFAIFKATESFLWILKICSLSTIIREYVALHSISSLPFRGLILSASEKPDNDEDRSWNVPRPLMDNLKNNLNQSQVEAIHAGLSRRTFVLIQGPPGTGKTQTILGLLSAVLHSSPGRVRSKGGLSAVKHMPELQIEEKCCHWKKASPWLSGANPRDLIMPVDGDDGFYPTGNELKPEIVNSNRKYRVHVLVCAPSNSALDEIVLRLLHTGIHDENGHIYNPKIVRIGLKAHHSVQAVSMDYLVEQKRAGVDRTGVGKHGSGGAADRDRIRASILDEAAIVFSTLSFSGSAHFSRMNRVFDVVIIDEAAQAVEPATLVPLVHGCRQVFLVGDPIQLPATVISTTAEHFGYGTSLFKRFQEAGFPVHMLKTQYRMHPEISIFPSKEFYGGSLEDGETVKRVRPWHLHRCFGPFYFFDIDGAETQPSGSGSWVNEEEIEFIVLMYHKLATYYPELRASPQVAVISPYSYQVKLLREHFRATFGEQSDQIVDINTVDGFQGREKDIAIFSCVRANTGKGIGFVSDFRRMNVGLTRAKSSVLVVGSASTLMQDNHWSNLVTSAKDRNCYAKVTKPYAAFFSDDSLQKMQVDLAQQKRDLKKAQTINAVHGEMEKMENTILNNPEENAGDMQDYGMDDDGGGFDED